Proteins co-encoded in one Ictalurus furcatus strain D&B chromosome 9, Billie_1.0, whole genome shotgun sequence genomic window:
- the slc16a9a gene encoding monocarboxylate transporter 9a, with translation MAQLLAFGSPHAVGVLYPEWLSTFKKGKSTTAWVGSTVLGVGLITSPLCSACVHNFGARPVTIFSGVMVAGGLMLSAFASNIIFLIFSYGIVVGLGCGLVYAATLTITCQYFDKRRGLALGIITTGTSVGGFMYASMQNKLIEQYGLDGCLLIVGALALNLIPCAGPMRPLKFPGYYVKQKAALKCTDVPLYDKELETEPSVEHRTPVYIVKKRLKPHTQYMYDMRECLREPLFVALCVSIFLYSLGVIPPILFIEDVAQSEGLLEHVTPIPLVSISSAATGVGKLVLGILADVRWVNSLQLYAMTAAAMGVTLLLVPMWKSYAGLQVLSAAIGFFSGNWSITSYITTRLVGIERLGQAHGILMCFGGFGIILGPPLVGSFIDWTQSYDLVFYFTGCCLVVSGTVPFITALLCRSKFVDLVNKEKNVLGDLDCDLGPEPQNPSECNRVTSVA, from the exons ATGGCTCAGCTGCTGGCGTTCGGCTCTCCCCATGCGGTGGGTGTTCTTTACCCCGAGTGGCTCAGCACCTTCAAGAAGGGCAAGAGCACCACCGCCTGGGTTGGATCTACTGTCCTGGGGGTGGGGCTCATCACCA GCCCGCTGTGTAGTGCGTGTGTCCATAATTTTGGCGCCCGGCCCGTGACCATCTTCAGCGGCGTAATGGTGGCAGGAGGTTTAATGCTTAGTGCCTTCGCTTCCAACatcatcttcctcatcttcAGCTACGGAATCGTTGTTG GTCTGGGTTGTGGGCTCGTCTATGCAGCCACACTGACTATCACCTGTCAGTATTTTGATAAGAGGCGTGGTCTTGCCCTGGGTATCATTACCACAG GAACCAGCGTGGGCGGCTTTATGTACGCCTCTATGCAGAACAAGCTGATTGAGCAGTATGGATTGGATGGGTGTCTACTCATTGTTGGAGCTCTGGCACTAAACCTGATTCCATGTGCTGGACCCATGCGACCTTTGAAATTTCCTGGCTACTACGTCAAACAGAAGGCTGCTCTGAAGTGTACAGACGTGCCTCTCTATGACAAAGAACTTGAGACGGAGCCATCAGTGGAACATCGGACGCCGGTATACATCGTCAAAAAGCGCCTCAAGCCACACACCCAATACATGTATGACATGCGTGAGTGCTTGCGGGAGCCCTTGTTTGTGGCACTCTGCGTCTCCATCTTCCTGTACAGCCTGGGTGTAATCCCACCCATACTCTTCATTGAGGACGTGGCTCAGAGCGAGGGCCTCCTCGAACATGTTACACCCATTCCTCTCGTCTCAATCTCATCTGCTGCAACGGGAGTGGGCAAGCTGGTACTGGGCATCTTGGCAGACGTACGCTGGGTGAACAGCTTGCAACTTTATGCCATGACAGCGGCTGCAATGGGTGTCACTCTGCTATTGGTGCCTATGTGGAAGAGTTATGCTGGGCTTCAGGTACTCTCAGCTGCCATTGGCTTCTTCTCAGGCAACTGGTCAATTACATCCTACATCACCACGCGCCTTGTGGGCATCGAGCGCCTTGGCCAGGCACACGGGATCCTCATGTGCTTCGGCGGCTTTGGGATCATTCTGGGACCTCCTCTCGTAG GATCATTCATTGATTGGACACAGTCGTATGACCTGGTGTTCTACTTCACTGGGTGCTGTTTGGTCGTGAGCGGCACTGTTCCCTTCATAACAGCCTTGCTCTGTAGGAGCAAGTTTGTTGATCTAGTCAACAAAGAGAAGAATGTTTTGGGTGACCTTGACTGTGACCTTGGCCCAGAACCCCAAAACCCCTCTGAATGTAACAGAGTGACTTCTGTGGCCTAA